The Jiangella sp. DSM 45060 genome contains the following window.
CAATGCTCGGCGCTGGTGGGGTCGAGCGGCCGCGACTCGGGCGGCGTGGTGGTCGTCGAGCTCACCGGGGCACCGCCAGGACGGGTCCGCCGGCGGCCGGCTCGGGCCGGGGCCGCGCCGCGGCAACGGCGTCGTCGAGCTCGCGCAACAGCAGGTCGTCGGCCTGCGTCGCCGCCGCCCCGCCGTAGCGGACGCCGTCGAACAGCCGGGCGCCCGCGTGCATGCCGCCGGCCGGCCGCGGGAGCTCGCCGAGCAGCGTCGTGGCCTCGCGGGCCGCCTCGTCCGCCGTGCGGCCGGCCCGCGGGTCGAGGACCCCGCGCTCCTCCAGCCCGGCGACGACGGCGCGGAACCGCTCGACGACGGCGGCCGGCCAGTCGCCGCGCCCGGCGGCGGCGTCGGCGGCGGCGCGGTACTCGGCGGCGCTGCGCCGGCGGCCGGGCAGGACGGCGCCGGAGCGGGCGGCGTTGCGCTTGGCCAGTGGCCCGGTCCGGAGGATCACCAGGGCCGCGAACCCGACCGCGATGGCGACCACGATGGCCAGCCCCAGCTGGCTGGACAGCGTGCCGCTCGCCGCCTCGATGATCCGCTCCAGCTGCTCGGCGAGCCAGCGCAGCACGCGCGTCACGATCGGGGTGTCGCGCTCGTAGAACGGCCTCGCGAGCTCCTGCCGGGCGAGCTCGCGCGCCTCGTCGCGGCCGAGGTCGACCGGGATCGACGCCACGATCACGGCGATCCCGGAGGCGCTCCGCTGCCGCCGCGTCCGTGCAGGTCGACGCCGGCCGCGCGGGCGAGCTCGATGTCGAGGCCCTCGCGCCGGATGCGCCGGTCGATGTACAGCAGCGCCGTGGCCGCCGCCGCGAACGGCGCCGTGATGGTCGCCGAGATCATGCCGGCCAGCGTGTTCAGCACGTACCAGGTGACGGGGTCGTCGGCGGCGTTGGTGCCGAGCATGGACGGCACGCCGAACGGCACCGCCACGACCTGCCCGATCAGGAACGTGATGAACAGGATCAGGAGCAGGATGGCGAACACCCGCCACCACGACGTCTTCACCAGCGTCGCCGACCGCCGCAGCGACTCGACCACCCGGATCGGCCGCGTCGCGCCGTCGGCCGTCGTCGTCTCCAGCATGAGCGCCGGCGTCGACAGCGCGTAGCGCACGTACAGCCAGATCGTCACCGGGACCGCCGCGACCCCCAGCAGCACGACCAGCGCCGCCGCGGCCGTGCCGCCGACGGCCGCCAGCCCCAGGGCCGCCAGCAGCACCGCGATGGCCGGGCTGAAGTAGATCAGCGTGTACAGGAAGGTCAGCCCCAGTAGCCGCGGCAGCCGGCCCTTCGACTCGCGCCACGCCTGCCCGATGCTGAGGTCGCGGCCCAGTACCGCCTGCCCCACCACCACCGTCAGCACCCCGGTCAGGAACACCGTCACGACGACGGTGACCAGCCAGCCGATCAGCGCCGCCGGGATGCCCCGAGCCAGCGCGTCGAACGTCTCGGCCTCGGTCATGCCGAGGTCGGGCTGGGTGATGGTCTCGCCGAACACCCACGCCAGCAGCGCCGACGAGAGGATCTGCGTCGTCGCCGCCACGACCGCGGACAGGCCGAGCATGGCGGCGAGGTTGCGGCGGATGGTCGTGATGGCGCCGTCGAGGATCTCCGTGACGCCCAGCGGGCGCAGCGGGATGACGCCCGGCTTCACGTCGGGCGCCCGCCAGCCCGGTCCCGGGCCGTTCGACCAGGCGCCGTAGCCCGGCTGGCCCTGGCGGGGCTCGCCGTAGGCTGGGCCCTGGCCTGGTTGGCCGGCGCCGGGCTGGCCCGCGCTGGGCGGGCCGGTGTAGGTGGGGCCGCCGGGACGGTCCCAACCGCCCTTCTGTTCGGCGGTCGGCCGCTGCCAGCCCTGCGGGGACTGGTCCCAGCCGCCGCCCGGACCCCAGCCGCCGGCGTTCCAGCCGCTGTCCTGAGCGCTCTGGTCGCCCTGACCGCCCTGTTCGCCGGAGCCGCCGCCCTGTCCGCCGCTCGGCACGCCGGGGTCGCTGCCCGGCCGGCCCGGACCACCCGCCGGGAACCCCGGCTGCTGCGGCGACCAGCCCGGATACGGCGGCGGCGCGGGCGGGACCACCGGTGCGGGCGGGGCCACCGGATCGGCGCCGTCCGGGGCGGGCGCGTGGCCGCCGCGCGTCGCGTCGTCCTCGCGCGCCGCGTCGTCGTCCGGCGGAGGCGCCCCCGCGATCCCGGACATCGGGCTCCCTTCTTCGGCGCCGGACGGCCGTCGCGGGCCGATCCGGCGCATGCTCCGCACGCCCCCTGGGCGCTCTGGCCGTCGCCGTCGCGCGCCCGCGAACCCCCGCGGACCCGCCGGTCTCACCTCAATCCTGTCACGTCCGGCGGCCTCTGCTCAGACGAGCCACCGGCGCGTCCGGCGGCACGCTGGCGAGCGACTTTTTCACTCTGAGGCCTCTTCGGTGTCACGATATGGACATGAAGGGACGTGTGCTCATCGTCGACGACGACACAGCGTTGGCGGAGATGCTAGGGATTGTGCTGCGTGGCGAGGGGTACGAGCACGCCATCATCACCCGCGGCGACGACGTTCTGCCGGCGTTCCGTGAGTTCAAGCCCGACCTCGTGCTGCTCGATCTCATGCTGCCCGGCCGCGACGGCATCGACGTGTGCAAGGAGATCCGCGCCGAGTCCGGCGTGCCCATCGTCATGCTGACCGCCAAGAGCGACACCGTCGACATCGTCGTGGGCCTCGAGTCCGGCGCCGACGACTACGTCGTCAAGCCGTTCAAGCCCAAGGAACTGGTCGCCCGCGTGCGGGCCCGGTTGCGCCGCACCGACGACCCCAAGCCCGAGACCCTGCAGGTCGGTGACGTCGTCATCGACGTCGCCGGTCACTCGGTCAAACGCGACGGCCAGCCGATCTCGC
Protein-coding sequences here:
- a CDS encoding DUF4129 domain-containing protein, with translation MIVASIPVDLGRDEARELARQELARPFYERDTPIVTRVLRWLAEQLERIIEAASGTLSSQLGLAIVVAIAVGFAALVILRTGPLAKRNAARSGAVLPGRRRSAAEYRAAADAAAGRGDWPAAVVERFRAVVAGLEERGVLDPRAGRTADEAAREATTLLGELPRPAGGMHAGARLFDGVRYGGAAATQADDLLLRELDDAVAAARPRPEPAAGGPVLAVPR
- the mtrA gene encoding MtrAB system response regulator MtrA, with translation MKGRVLIVDDDTALAEMLGIVLRGEGYEHAIITRGDDVLPAFREFKPDLVLLDLMLPGRDGIDVCKEIRAESGVPIVMLTAKSDTVDIVVGLESGADDYVVKPFKPKELVARVRARLRRTDDPKPETLQVGDVVIDVAGHSVKRDGQPISLTPLEFDLLACLARRPWQVFTREELLEKVWGYRHATDTRLVNVHVQRLRSKIEHDPERPEIVVTVRGVGYKAGPG